In Mucilaginibacter celer, one DNA window encodes the following:
- a CDS encoding heavy metal translocating P-type ATPase yields MKGSQTLEKTSCYHCGDDCTTQNYILEDKHFCCQGCKSVYQLLSASQLCNYYNYNDHPGATRARTDRRFEYLSEPSIVNKLIDYTDEQVTMVTFYIPHIHCSSCLWLLEKLNRINPAIHYCRVDFLKKQLNIRFSHQQISLRQLVELLYDIGYEPLISLQDVIKKQNATGKDQLVQKIAVAGFCFGNVMLLSFPEYFGISLYEQSFKQFFGWLNVLFGLPVVFYSGREYFVSAWQSLLRKSLNIDFPLALGVAVLFLRTVFEVFTHTGAGFADTLCGLVFFLLVGKFVQKKTYHHISFERDYRSFFPVAVNTMAEGDEKPVPLSDLHTGHRIRIRNNEIIPADAILLKGQALIDFSFVTGEALPVSKTLGEIIYAGGRQTGEAIELEVVKPVSQSYLTQLWNNEAFTRKQDNRIQTFNQKVSKYFTVALLLIAIGSLLFWLPSDISRGIAAFTAVLIVACPCALALSTPFTMSAALSIFDRNLFYLKNTAVVEQLAAIDTIVMDKTGTITTGNNQCIQLNAQLNDNEKALVYNICMHSSHPLSRMICRYLGNHEWAPVTGLAEIAGKGIVGLVKGCHVRIGSEQHVGSYNNTPSAGTKVHISIDGNYKGYFTLAQQYREGLKNISALEKEYEMFLLSGDQDHERFELVRFFKDSGRLFFNQSPQDKLDFINRIQQHGNKVMMIGDGLNDAGALKQSDLGIAVTDNVNNFSPGSDAIMDGRSFAKLPGFLKFSKDTVRIIHASFVISLTYNLIGLSYAVTGKLSPLFAAILMPVSTVTIISFTSLATHFAARKRKLS; encoded by the coding sequence ATGAAAGGAAGCCAAACGCTCGAAAAAACAAGCTGCTACCATTGCGGCGACGATTGTACAACCCAAAACTATATACTTGAAGATAAACATTTCTGCTGTCAGGGCTGTAAAAGTGTTTATCAGTTGTTATCAGCCAGCCAGCTTTGTAACTACTATAATTATAATGACCATCCCGGTGCCACACGTGCCCGAACCGACAGGCGGTTTGAGTATCTGTCCGAACCATCGATAGTAAATAAGCTGATTGATTATACCGATGAGCAGGTTACCATGGTCACATTTTACATTCCGCATATTCATTGCAGCTCATGCCTTTGGCTGCTGGAAAAGCTGAATAGGATCAATCCCGCTATACATTATTGCCGGGTTGATTTTTTAAAGAAACAATTGAATATACGGTTCAGTCATCAGCAGATAAGTTTACGGCAATTGGTAGAATTGCTATATGATATTGGTTATGAACCGCTGATCAGTTTACAGGATGTTATTAAAAAACAAAATGCAACCGGTAAAGATCAGCTGGTGCAAAAAATAGCCGTTGCGGGGTTTTGTTTCGGTAACGTAATGTTGCTCAGCTTTCCCGAATATTTTGGTATTTCATTATACGAGCAGTCGTTCAAACAATTTTTCGGTTGGTTAAACGTGTTGTTCGGTTTGCCGGTGGTTTTTTACAGTGGCCGCGAATACTTTGTTTCGGCCTGGCAAAGCCTGCTTCGTAAATCGCTGAATATTGATTTTCCGCTGGCGCTGGGCGTCGCGGTACTTTTTTTAAGAACCGTTTTTGAAGTTTTTACGCACACCGGCGCAGGCTTTGCCGATACGCTTTGCGGACTGGTATTTTTTTTACTGGTAGGCAAATTTGTGCAAAAGAAAACCTATCACCATATCTCGTTCGAGCGTGATTACCGCTCTTTTTTTCCGGTAGCGGTAAATACTATGGCCGAAGGAGATGAAAAGCCCGTGCCGCTTTCAGATTTGCATACCGGTCATCGCATCCGGATCCGCAATAATGAGATCATCCCTGCCGATGCCATTTTGCTGAAAGGGCAGGCTTTGATTGATTTTAGTTTTGTTACCGGCGAAGCCCTGCCGGTTAGCAAAACCCTGGGAGAGATTATCTATGCAGGAGGCCGTCAAACCGGCGAAGCTATTGAACTGGAGGTGGTAAAGCCTGTATCGCAAAGTTACCTTACCCAGCTTTGGAACAACGAGGCTTTTACGCGTAAGCAGGATAACCGCATCCAAACCTTTAATCAAAAGGTGAGCAAATACTTCACCGTTGCTTTATTGCTGATAGCCATCGGCTCGTTATTATTTTGGCTGCCATCAGATATAAGCAGAGGGATAGCAGCCTTTACAGCCGTGCTTATAGTAGCCTGCCCCTGCGCGCTGGCATTGAGCACGCCATTTACCATGTCGGCCGCATTGAGCATTTTTGATCGCAACCTGTTTTACCTTAAAAACACCGCGGTTGTTGAACAACTGGCAGCCATCGATACCATTGTTATGGACAAAACCGGCACCATAACAACCGGCAATAACCAGTGCATTCAACTTAACGCGCAATTGAATGACAACGAAAAAGCACTTGTTTATAATATCTGCATGCACTCCAGCCACCCTTTAAGCCGCATGATTTGCCGTTACCTGGGCAACCATGAATGGGCTCCTGTAACAGGGTTGGCCGAAATTGCCGGCAAGGGCATAGTAGGGTTAGTTAAGGGCTGCCACGTTAGGATAGGAAGTGAACAGCATGTTGGCAGTTACAATAATACACCATCAGCAGGTACTAAAGTTCATATATCAATAGATGGTAATTATAAAGGATATTTTACCCTCGCCCAGCAGTACCGCGAGGGTTTGAAAAACATAAGCGCACTTGAAAAGGAATACGAAATGTTCCTTCTATCGGGCGATCAGGATCATGAGCGCTTTGAACTTGTTCGTTTTTTTAAAGATTCGGGCCGGTTGTTTTTTAACCAGTCGCCCCAGGATAAACTCGATTTTATCAACCGGATACAGCAGCATGGAAACAAGGTTATGATGATTGGCGACGGCTTAAATGATGCCGGGGCCCTTAAACAAAGTGATCTGGGCATAGCCGTAACAGATAACGTTAATAACTTTTCTCCGGGCAGCGATGCCATTATGGATGGCCGGTCATTTGCCAAACTGCCCGGGTTTTTAAAATTCTCTAAGGATACAGTCCGCATCATTCACGCATCTTTTGTCATTTCACTTACTTATAACCTTATCGGTTTAAGTTATGCAGTTACCGGTAAGCTTTCGCCCTTGTTTGCGGCCATATTAATGCCGGTAAGTACGGTTACTATCATTTCATTCACCAGTTTGGCTACGCATTTTGCCGCCAGGAAAAGGAAACTATCATGA
- the ccoS gene encoding cbb3-type cytochrome oxidase assembly protein CcoS: MSIIYFLIACSVLLALVFLTAFFWAQRTGQNEDLYTPSVRILLDDTDDADPEK, translated from the coding sequence ATGAGTATTATCTATTTTTTGATAGCCTGCAGCGTATTGCTTGCGCTGGTGTTTCTCACCGCTTTTTTCTGGGCTCAAAGAACCGGGCAAAACGAAGACCTCTATACGCCATCGGTAAGGATTTTATTAGACGATACGGACGATGCTGATCCTGAAAAGTGA
- the ccoN gene encoding cytochrome-c oxidase, cbb3-type subunit I: MQPEKFYYDNKIVRNFGIATVIWGIIGMTVGLIVAIQLYSPAVNMGNQYTTFGRIRPLHTNAVIFAFVGNAIFMGVYYSLQRLLKARMFSDALSRIHFWGWQLIIVSAVITLPLGLTTSHEYAELEWPIDIAITLIWVVFGINMFGTIFKRRERHLYVAIWFYIATFVTIAVLHIVNSFELPVSAFKSYMVYAGVQDALVQWWYGHNAVAFFLTTPYLGMMYYFLPKMANRPIYSYKLSILHFWALIFIYIWAGPHHLLYTTLPGWAQSLGVAFSIMLIAPSWGGMINGLLTLRGAWDKVRDNVILKFMVVGLTAYGMATFEGPMLSLKQVNAIGHFTDWIVAHVHVGALGWNGFLTFAILYWLIPRIYKTELFSKKLASFHFWIGTLGILFYAVPMYWAGFTQGLMLKEFTPEGILKYPAFLETTMRILPMHVMRSVGGTLYLLGVIIMAYNLCRTALQGKLVANEPAQAMPLPVLTKTDQEEKWYRVLERKPIQMMIAALLVILVGTFIELMPTLTISSNIPTIAAVKPYTPLELQGRDIYIREGCSNCHSQTVRPFRSETERYGEYSKAGEFVYDHPFLWGSKRTGPDLAREGGKYGNAWHYNHLMDPRLMSPGSIMPNYDWLLTQNLDTATTAAKIKAMRTLGVPYPEGYEKMANLDLQKQEKEIADNLYNDHIKVKNNKEIIAVIAYLQRLGTDIKANKTAAK, translated from the coding sequence ATGCAGCCCGAAAAATTTTACTATGACAACAAGATTGTACGGAATTTTGGCATAGCCACCGTAATCTGGGGTATTATTGGGATGACCGTAGGCCTCATCGTAGCTATACAGTTGTATAGTCCGGCCGTGAACATGGGCAACCAATACACCACCTTTGGCCGTATCAGGCCGCTACACACCAATGCCGTGATTTTTGCCTTTGTGGGCAATGCCATTTTTATGGGCGTTTACTATTCGCTGCAGCGGTTATTAAAGGCACGTATGTTTAGCGATGCACTCAGCCGGATACATTTTTGGGGGTGGCAGCTCATCATCGTGTCGGCGGTTATAACCCTGCCCCTGGGGCTAACCACGTCGCACGAGTATGCCGAACTGGAGTGGCCTATTGATATTGCCATTACATTAATTTGGGTAGTATTTGGCATAAACATGTTCGGTACCATATTTAAACGCCGCGAACGGCATTTGTACGTGGCCATCTGGTTTTACATAGCCACCTTCGTTACCATAGCGGTGCTGCATATTGTAAATTCATTCGAGCTGCCGGTATCGGCCTTTAAAAGCTATATGGTATACGCGGGCGTACAGGATGCACTGGTGCAGTGGTGGTATGGGCATAATGCCGTGGCGTTTTTCCTAACAACGCCTTACCTGGGCATGATGTATTACTTTTTGCCTAAAATGGCCAACAGGCCCATCTATTCGTACAAATTAAGTATCCTGCACTTTTGGGCGCTGATATTCATTTATATCTGGGCCGGTCCGCACCATTTGCTGTACACAACTTTACCGGGCTGGGCACAATCATTAGGTGTTGCCTTTTCTATAATGCTGATTGCACCAAGCTGGGGTGGTATGATTAACGGCTTGTTAACACTTAGGGGCGCCTGGGATAAGGTACGTGATAATGTGATCCTGAAATTTATGGTGGTAGGCCTTACAGCCTATGGTATGGCTACCTTTGAGGGGCCCATGCTTTCGTTAAAACAGGTAAACGCCATAGGGCACTTTACAGATTGGATTGTAGCTCACGTACACGTTGGCGCTTTAGGCTGGAATGGCTTTTTAACTTTTGCCATTCTATACTGGCTTATTCCCCGCATTTATAAAACCGAGCTCTTTTCTAAAAAACTTGCCTCGTTCCATTTTTGGATAGGTACTTTGGGTATTTTGTTTTATGCCGTGCCAATGTACTGGGCAGGGTTTACGCAAGGTTTGATGCTTAAGGAATTTACGCCCGAGGGGATCCTGAAATATCCTGCATTTTTAGAAACCACCATGCGCATATTGCCTATGCATGTAATGCGCTCGGTTGGTGGCACCCTGTACTTGTTAGGTGTTATTATAATGGCTTACAACTTATGCCGCACTGCTTTGCAAGGCAAACTGGTGGCCAACGAACCGGCCCAGGCTATGCCGCTGCCCGTTTTAACTAAAACTGATCAAGAGGAAAAATGGTACAGGGTATTGGAGCGCAAACCCATACAAATGATGATTGCAGCGTTACTGGTAATATTGGTAGGTACTTTTATCGAGTTGATGCCAACATTAACCATATCATCAAACATCCCAACCATTGCTGCGGTAAAGCCTTACACACCATTGGAACTGCAGGGGCGCGATATTTACATCAGGGAAGGTTGCTCAAATTGCCACTCGCAAACGGTTAGGCCCTTTCGCTCCGAAACAGAACGCTACGGCGAGTACAGTAAGGCCGGAGAGTTTGTATACGATCACCCTTTTTTATGGGGCTCTAAGCGTACCGGTCCGGATCTGGCCCGCGAGGGGGGTAAATATGGCAACGCCTGGCACTACAATCACTTGATGGACCCGCGCCTGATGTCGCCGGGTAGTATCATGCCCAATTATGATTGGTTGTTAACGCAAAACCTTGATACGGCTACTACTGCCGCCAAAATAAAAGCCATGCGCACTCTTGGCGTTCCGTATCCCGAAGGTTATGAAAAAATGGCCAACCTCGATCTGCAAAAGCAGGAAAAGGAAATTGCCGATAATTTGTACAACGATCATATCAAGGTTAAAAACAACAAAGAGATCATTGCCGTGATAGCCTACCTGCAACGTTTGGGTACCGATATCAAAGCAAATAAAACCGCTGCTAAATAA
- a CDS encoding cbb3-type cytochrome c oxidase N-terminal domain-containing protein produces MKYLRLLILIVPILSVQPALAADDNLIPADLMNEIGFGAIIAMLALFILSMLILLRALKAVTRITLKAQGYTEEQIMAELAPAKKVKKPKGEKWNKILSLRPLSEENELIIAHDYDGIQELDNPIPGWFMYLFYITIIFAVGYILTYHVFGFGQLQYDEYKTEMAQADIAKQQYLSKAANRVDENTVKLVSDPAVLNSGQVIFKQSCVPCHGDHAQGVVGPNLTDDYWLHGGKISDVFKTIKYGVQAKGMPTWEKQLSPKQISDVANYIKSLHGTNPAGAKEPQGEKETDGIAAKDKAIAKI; encoded by the coding sequence ATGAAATACCTGCGCCTGTTAATTTTAATTGTACCAATACTATCGGTACAACCTGCCTTAGCCGCCGATGACAATTTGATACCGGCCGACTTAATGAATGAGATAGGTTTTGGCGCTATTATAGCGATGCTTGCATTGTTCATTTTATCGATGCTGATATTGCTTCGTGCGCTTAAAGCAGTTACAAGGATAACGCTAAAGGCACAAGGCTATACCGAAGAGCAGATCATGGCCGAATTGGCACCGGCCAAAAAGGTTAAGAAACCCAAAGGCGAAAAATGGAATAAAATATTGTCATTAAGGCCATTATCTGAAGAGAATGAATTAATCATCGCACATGATTATGACGGAATTCAGGAATTGGATAATCCTATACCTGGGTGGTTTATGTACCTGTTTTATATCACCATCATTTTTGCCGTAGGTTATATTTTAACTTATCATGTGTTTGGCTTCGGGCAGTTACAATATGACGAATACAAAACCGAAATGGCCCAGGCCGATATAGCCAAACAGCAATATCTGAGTAAGGCTGCTAACAGGGTTGATGAGAATACCGTAAAACTGGTAAGCGACCCGGCGGTATTAAACTCAGGGCAGGTAATATTTAAACAAAGTTGCGTTCCCTGCCACGGCGACCACGCCCAGGGCGTGGTTGGGCCTAACCTTACCGATGATTACTGGCTGCACGGCGGTAAAATAAGCGATGTGTTTAAAACCATAAAGTATGGTGTGCAGGCTAAAGGTATGCCAACCTGGGAGAAGCAATTATCACCTAAACAAATCTCGGATGTAGCCAACTACATCAAATCACTACATGGCACTAATCCTGCCGGTGCCAAGGAACCCCAGGGCGAAAAAGAAACAGATGGTATTGCCGCAAAAGATAAAGCGATAGCTAAGATATAA
- the ccoG gene encoding cytochrome c oxidase accessory protein CcoG has translation MEGLLAAKESGKRQWMYPLIRKGRFYKWRSWLSYFYLLFFFSGPFLRVNGRPLLLLNVIDRQFVLLGQVFWPQDIFLFVLASLVFLICVVIFTIAFGRIFCGWICPQTIFMEMVFRKIEIWIEGDAPRRKKLDAGRWTKEKIIKKVSKHTIFILISFLIANTFLAYIIGSQSLISIITQPVTAHWVGFISIWVFTAVFYLVYSRVRELVCTLICPYGRLQSVLIDHHTLVVAYDEVRGEPRGKLSREADPFNLKGDCVDCNLCVAVCPTGIDIRKGTQIECVNCTACIDACDQVMDKIGKPRNLIGYFSENMIRLKEKPTFTVRMKAYTAVISVLIAVLSYFIFSRTDMDLTVMRSAGMLYQQQPGGYISNIYNAEIINKTDTEKTVTIVADDPSVKIKYIQAPDVIGKGATEKAVFFILLPASHIRTAKTKIRLKLVVNREVIQIVSTNFIGPVND, from the coding sequence ATGGAAGGTTTACTGGCAGCAAAGGAGAGCGGGAAAAGGCAATGGATGTACCCGCTGATACGAAAGGGTAGGTTTTACAAATGGCGTAGCTGGCTAAGCTATTTCTACCTGTTGTTCTTTTTCAGCGGGCCGTTTTTACGTGTAAACGGGCGGCCTTTGCTGCTGCTTAATGTGATAGACAGGCAGTTTGTATTATTAGGACAGGTTTTCTGGCCGCAGGATATTTTCCTGTTTGTGCTGGCATCGTTGGTGTTTTTGATTTGCGTGGTGATATTCACCATTGCGTTTGGCCGTATTTTTTGCGGGTGGATCTGTCCGCAAACCATTTTTATGGAAATGGTTTTCCGGAAGATAGAAATTTGGATAGAAGGGGACGCCCCAAGGCGCAAAAAGCTTGACGCCGGCCGCTGGACTAAGGAAAAAATCATAAAAAAAGTAAGCAAGCACACTATATTTATTTTAATCTCGTTCCTCATCGCCAACACCTTCCTCGCCTATATCATTGGCAGCCAAAGTTTAATCAGCATTATTACCCAACCTGTTACTGCTCATTGGGTGGGTTTTATCAGTATTTGGGTGTTCACCGCCGTTTTTTACCTTGTTTACAGCAGGGTACGTGAATTGGTTTGTACACTGATATGCCCGTATGGCCGGTTGCAGAGTGTTTTGATCGATCATCATACGCTGGTGGTGGCTTATGATGAGGTGCGCGGCGAGCCCAGGGGGAAGCTTAGCAGAGAGGCTGATCCTTTTAACCTGAAGGGCGATTGCGTAGATTGCAACCTGTGTGTTGCCGTTTGCCCAACCGGTATTGATATCAGGAAGGGAACCCAGATTGAATGCGTTAACTGCACAGCCTGTATTGACGCGTGCGACCAGGTGATGGATAAAATAGGTAAGCCCCGTAACCTGATAGGATACTTTTCCGAAAACATGATCCGCCTGAAAGAGAAACCAACTTTTACCGTACGGATGAAGGCTTACACAGCGGTGATATCGGTTTTAATAGCTGTTTTAAGCTATTTTATTTTTAGCAGGACAGATATGGACCTTACTGTAATGCGCAGCGCCGGGATGCTGTACCAGCAACAGCCTGGCGGTTACATCAGCAATATTTACAACGCCGAGATTATCAATAAAACCGATACGGAGAAAACTGTAACCATTGTGGCAGATGATCCCTCGGTTAAAATAAAATATATCCAGGCACCGGATGTTATAGGCAAAGGGGCCACAGAAAAGGCCGTGTTTTTTATACTGCTCCCGGCGTCGCACATCCGCACCGCCAAAACTAAAATCCGCTTAAAACTGGTGGTTAACCGCGAGGTGATCCAGATAGTAAGCACCAACTTTATAGGACCTGTAAATGATTAA
- a CDS encoding FixH family protein, which yields MNWGKGIIIGMATFMLFILSMCIYMFNVPVDDYDHQYYEKGMSFNKDHNREEQVIKDHAEPLITQRGDQLSIAFSKPVTGRISFMRPSDKTQDKAFALNSGAGNEAGIILQGMAKGPWQLTLEWESGHKAYLYHKEVFIK from the coding sequence ATGAATTGGGGAAAAGGAATAATAATAGGAATGGCGACATTTATGCTGTTCATCCTGAGTATGTGTATTTATATGTTCAACGTACCGGTTGACGATTATGACCACCAGTACTATGAAAAAGGAATGAGTTTTAACAAGGATCATAACCGTGAAGAGCAGGTAATTAAAGATCATGCCGAGCCGTTAATAACCCAGCGTGGCGATCAGCTCAGCATCGCTTTCAGCAAGCCTGTAACCGGCCGGATAAGCTTTATGAGGCCTTCGGATAAAACGCAGGATAAAGCATTTGCACTTAATAGTGGAGCCGGCAACGAAGCCGGCATTATTTTGCAGGGCATGGCCAAAGGCCCCTGGCAATTAACGCTGGAGTGGGAGAGCGGCCATAAAGCTTACCTGTATCATAAGGAGGTTTTTATAAAATGA
- a CDS encoding sulfite exporter TauE/SafE family protein has product MSSNQIAFFIGLFGSVHCIGMCGPLAFAVPVSQNRWWHVIANKLLYNIGRVITYTFLGLLAGVAGKQLWLYGLQQGVSLLSGILIIMAGFSRLFKLQLAGMKFTPHLLKPVNKLLHYALQHRAGHLVVGLLNGLLPCGFVYLALVGAINTSSPLNAASYMFWFGAGTFPLMLAATIGLGFAGPVVRRRISKAMPYLMVCLGFWFVLRGLNLDIPYLSPAKQSSSAAGVCR; this is encoded by the coding sequence ATGAGCAGCAACCAGATAGCTTTTTTTATAGGCCTGTTTGGCAGCGTACATTGCATAGGCATGTGCGGGCCGCTGGCTTTTGCTGTACCGGTTTCGCAAAACCGGTGGTGGCATGTTATAGCCAATAAATTGCTGTATAACATCGGCAGAGTAATTACATACACATTTTTAGGCCTGCTTGCTGGCGTTGCCGGGAAACAACTATGGCTTTACGGTTTGCAGCAGGGTGTAAGTTTGTTAAGCGGTATATTGATTATTATGGCGGGTTTTTCGCGCTTATTTAAACTGCAGCTGGCCGGGATGAAATTCACGCCTCACTTACTAAAACCAGTTAACAAACTGTTACACTATGCGTTACAGCATCGTGCCGGCCATTTGGTGGTTGGGTTACTTAATGGCTTGTTACCTTGCGGGTTTGTTTACCTTGCATTGGTTGGGGCAATTAATACTTCATCGCCTCTCAACGCAGCCAGCTATATGTTTTGGTTTGGGGCGGGCACATTTCCTTTAATGCTGGCTGCAACCATTGGTTTGGGCTTTGCGGGGCCGGTTGTAAGGCGACGTATAAGTAAGGCTATGCCTTACCTGATGGTGTGCCTCGGTTTTTGGTTCGTTTTAAGGGGCTTGAATCTGGATATTCCCTACCTAAGCCCTGCTAAACAATCATCATCGGCTGCTGGTGTTTGCCGATAG
- the hemN gene encoding oxygen-independent coproporphyrinogen III oxidase: MEPSLTAKYNVAAPRYTSYPTMPYWDTGAFTKEEWIKTVNSSFYESNAQEGISIYIHLPFCENLCTYCGCNTRITKNHRVEEPYIKALLLEWAMYKNIFGGKPLIREIHLGGGTPTFFSAANLKALISAILLHTEVHLDASFSFEAHPANTTVDHLQVLYDLGFRRLSLGIQDFDPKVQFIINRQQSIDQVRTVTGQARHIGYTSINYDLIYGLPLQTLAGLATTLQEVAALKPDRIAFYSYAHVPWLKPGQRRFTEDDLPDAKLKTKLYDVGRALLKHYGYLEVGMDHFALPGDELLLAEQAGNLHRNFMGYTHQHTQLLVGLGVSSISDSRYAFAQNVKSVEEYLELVKNGELPVFKGHLLTNDDIIIRRHIQQIMCKGQTSWNHHTEPCEALLDGIERLQPLADDGLIELNSWGLKVTPTGKNFLRNICMALDARLWANKPATQLFSMAI, from the coding sequence ATGGAACCATCACTAACAGCTAAATACAATGTGGCTGCTCCGCGGTACACCAGCTACCCAACTATGCCTTATTGGGATACCGGGGCTTTTACTAAAGAAGAATGGATAAAAACTGTAAACAGCTCATTTTATGAGAGCAATGCACAGGAAGGTATAAGCATCTACATTCATTTACCTTTTTGCGAAAACCTTTGCACCTATTGCGGCTGCAATACCCGGATTACCAAAAACCACAGGGTCGAGGAGCCATATATTAAAGCTTTATTGCTGGAATGGGCCATGTATAAAAATATTTTTGGCGGGAAGCCCCTGATCCGGGAGATTCACCTCGGTGGCGGTACGCCTACTTTTTTTAGTGCGGCAAATTTAAAAGCGCTCATTAGTGCTATCCTGCTGCATACAGAAGTACACCTGGATGCATCTTTCAGTTTTGAAGCGCATCCGGCCAATACCACCGTTGATCATTTGCAGGTTTTGTATGATCTTGGTTTCAGGAGGCTAAGTCTTGGCATCCAGGATTTCGATCCTAAGGTTCAGTTTATCATTAACCGCCAGCAAAGTATTGATCAGGTGCGTACGGTTACCGGGCAGGCAAGGCACATAGGATATACATCCATCAACTATGATCTGATATATGGTTTACCGCTGCAAACCTTAGCCGGCCTGGCAACAACCCTGCAGGAAGTAGCCGCATTAAAGCCCGATAGGATTGCTTTTTACAGCTACGCTCATGTGCCGTGGTTAAAACCAGGCCAGCGCCGTTTCACCGAAGATGATTTGCCGGATGCAAAACTCAAGACCAAACTATACGATGTAGGCCGCGCGCTGTTAAAGCACTACGGTTATCTTGAAGTTGGCATGGACCATTTCGCTTTACCAGGAGATGAGCTGCTACTTGCTGAACAGGCCGGTAACCTTCATCGTAATTTTATGGGGTACACCCATCAGCACACTCAACTACTGGTTGGTTTGGGAGTATCTTCTATCAGCGATTCTCGATATGCTTTTGCCCAAAATGTAAAATCTGTTGAGGAATACCTCGAACTGGTAAAAAACGGCGAACTGCCTGTTTTTAAAGGTCACCTGCTAACCAACGATGATATCATAATCCGCAGGCATATCCAGCAGATCATGTGTAAAGGCCAAACCAGTTGGAACCATCATACCGAGCCATGTGAAGCCTTGCTGGACGGAATTGAAAGATTACAACCATTGGCCGATGACGGATTAATTGAACTTAATTCGTGGGGATTAAAGGTAACACCCACAGGCAAAAACTTTTTACGAAACATTTGCATGGCGCTCGACGCCCGGCTTTGGGCCAATAAACCGGCAACACAACTGTTTAGTATGGCGATATAG
- a CDS encoding 2-hydroxyacid dehydrogenase codes for MKAVAYSIKPFEKEFLAKANQKKHDITLISNALSIDTAVFAEGKDAVIVFTNDDVSAAVIKQLADYGVKLIITRSTGTDHIDKQLAATYGISIANIPSYSPQAIAEHAVALAFALNRQIIRADKHSHHFDFRNDELIGFNFAGKTVGLIGLGNTGKAAAKIFNGLSCNVIAYDPAFPADVEHITPVTLEELLANADIISLHLPLTAATKHLIKNQTIRQMKNGVMLINTSRGALIRTTDAIAALKSGKMGYLGLDVYEFEKGLFFEDHENDAVKDPLLHSLLNYPNVLVTPHQAYLTKEALQEIADKTIRNLDKWQINKCAGDNCACANSCRVSLPVEIKI; via the coding sequence ATGAAAGCAGTAGCCTACAGTATAAAGCCTTTTGAAAAGGAGTTTTTGGCAAAGGCCAATCAAAAAAAACACGACATTACCTTAATATCAAATGCCCTCAGTATCGATACAGCCGTATTTGCCGAGGGAAAAGACGCAGTAATTGTTTTTACCAACGATGATGTATCGGCAGCGGTAATTAAACAGCTTGCGGATTATGGTGTGAAACTTATCATAACCCGATCAACCGGAACCGATCATATTGATAAACAGCTTGCCGCTACATACGGCATCAGCATTGCAAACATCCCCTCCTATTCGCCTCAGGCCATTGCCGAACATGCGGTAGCACTGGCCTTCGCGTTAAACAGGCAAATTATCAGGGCGGATAAACACAGTCACCATTTCGATTTCAGGAACGATGAGCTGATTGGTTTTAATTTTGCCGGCAAAACAGTTGGGCTGATAGGCCTGGGCAATACAGGCAAAGCTGCTGCAAAGATATTTAACGGGCTTAGCTGCAACGTAATAGCTTACGACCCCGCATTTCCGGCCGATGTTGAGCATATTACACCCGTAACTTTAGAAGAACTACTGGCTAATGCCGATATTATATCTCTTCATTTACCGCTTACAGCCGCCACAAAACATCTTATCAAAAACCAAACCATCAGGCAGATGAAAAATGGCGTGATGTTGATCAATACCTCCCGCGGGGCACTCATCAGAACAACCGATGCCATAGCCGCATTAAAGAGCGGCAAAATGGGTTACCTGGGCCTTGATGTTTATGAATTTGAAAAAGGTTTATTTTTTGAAGATCATGAAAACGATGCCGTTAAAGATCCCCTGCTACACAGCTTATTAAACTATCCCAATGTTTTGGTTACGCCGCACCAGGCATATCTAACTAAAGAAGCCCTGCAGGAAATTGCAGACAAAACCATCCGCAATCTGGATAAATGGCAAATAAACAAATGCGCGGGCGATAATTGTGCCTGCGCTAATAGCTGCCGCGTTAGCCTGCCTGTTGAAATTAAAATTTAA